A genomic stretch from Setaria viridis chromosome 1, Setaria_viridis_v4.0, whole genome shotgun sequence includes:
- the LOC117841665 gene encoding uncharacterized protein, which produces MAPPPAGVDLSRSLCAAVIKSTFRPHLHLPLLTGAPALLAAILQRLSPLPSAALAFFRALPPPHPLDASLALLRLLAPHPRHHPTARALLRDLSLRHPLSSPLLLPSLLADDGPHVPSWLLLVLSQSARPDDAVRVFDQMRARGLAPDAHACTALLTALARARMTATARRVFDEMARAGVAFNTHVCNAMLHVCLKAGDAARAEALMTRMDAAGVPLDQFSFNTIIALYCRKGMRYEAMCVRERMDKEGIQADTVTWNSLIHGLCKDGRVKEAARLFTEMIAAQVPPDNVTYTTLIDGYCRAGDIGEAVKLREEMEARGMPPGVATYNAILRKLCEDGNMKEVNQLLNEMDERKLQADHVTCNTLINAYCKRGDMASACKVKRKMMESGLQLNQFTYKALIHGFCKAKELDKAKEALFEMVDAGFSPNYSVFSWLVDGFCKKNNVDAVLLIPDELMKRGFPLDKAVCRSLIRRLCRKGLVDQAQNVFDQMQGKGLVGDSLVYATLAYAYLTEGKPAAASNTLDDMAKNQLHITPQIYNSLCTSYAHEKETLNMLWVRAIERGLITKSVYKLLHQARLESTKPAVESGGYAPALRPDYL; this is translated from the exons ATGGCGCCACCTCCCGCCGGCGTCGACCTCTCCCGGTCGCTCTGCGCCGCCGTCATCAAATCCACCTTCCGgccccacctccacctcccgctCCTCACCGGCGCCCCGGCACTCCTCGCCGCAATCCTTCAGCGCCTCTCTCCGCTCCCTTCCGCCGCGCTAGCTTTCTTccgcgccctgccgccgccgcacccgctcgacgcctccctcgcgctcctccgcctcctcgcgccgcacccgcgccaccaccccaccgcccgcgcgctcctccgggacctctccctgcgccacccgctCTCCTCCCCGCTcctgctcccctccctcctcgccgACGACGGCCCCCACGTCCCCAGCtggctcctcctcgtcctctcccAATCCGCACGCCCCGACGACGCCGTCCGGGTGTTCGACCAAATGCGCGCCCGCGGCCTCGCCCCCGACGCCCACGCCTGCACGGCTCTCCTCACCGCCCTCGCCAGGGCCCGGATGACGGCCACCGCGCGCagggtgttcgacgaaatggcGAGGGCCGGGGTCGCCTTCAACACCCACGTGTGCAACGCCATGCTGCACGTGTGCCTCAAGGCTggggacgccgcgcgcgccgaggCTCTCATGACCAGAATGGACGCGGCTGGCGTGCCCCTGGATCAGTTCTCTTTCAACACCATCATCGCCCTCTACTGCAGGAAGGGGATGAGGTACGAGGCCATGTGCGTGCGGGAGCGGATGGACAAGGAGGGGATACAGGCAGACACCGTCACTTGGAACTCCTTGATCCACGGGTTGTGCAAGGACGGCAGGGTGAAGGAGGCGGCTCGGCTGTTTACAGAGATGATTGCGGCACAGGTTCCACCAGACAATGTCACCTACACCACGCTGATTGATGGGTACTGTCGTGCGGGCGATATCGGGGAGGCGGTCAAGCTACGAGAGGAGATGGAGGCGAGGGGGATGCCCCCAGGGGTCGCGACTTACAATGCCATTCTCAGGAAGCTCTGTGAGGATGGCAACATGAAGGAGGTCAATCAGTTGCTTAACGAGATGGATGAGAGGAAGCTGCAGGCTGATCATGTCACCTGCAACACGCTGATCAATGCGTACTGCAAGAGAGGGGACATGGCTTCAGCATGCAAGGTCAAGAGGAAGATGATGGAGTCTGGGCTGCAGCTGAATCAGTTCACCTACAAGGCTCTCATACATGGATTCTGCAAGGCCAAGGAGCTGGACAAAGCCAAGGAAGCCTTGTTTGAGATGGTCGATGCAG GTTTTTCACCCAACTATAGCGTATTCTCCTGGCTTGTTGATGGTTTCTGCAAGAAGAATAATGTGGATGCAGTGCTACTCATACCTGATGAGCTTATGAAAAGAGGCTTTCCACTAGATAAAGCAGTTTGTAGGTCGTTAATTCGAAGGCTTTGCAGAAAAGGTTTGGTTGACCAGGCACAAAACGTATTTGACCAGATGCAGGGCAAAGGTTTAGTAGGTGACAGTCTAGTATATGCCACACTTGCCTATGCATATCTGACCGAAGGAAAGCCAGCTGCCGCTTCGAATACCTTGGATGACATGGCGAAGAATCAATTACACATAACGCCCCAGATTTACAACAGCCTCTGCACATCTTATGCTCATGAGAAGGAAACCCTTAATATGTTGTGGGTTCGCGCAATCGAGAGGGGCCTAATCACGAAGAGTGTTTACAAATTGCTGCACCAAGCAAGGCTGGAATCAACGAAGCCTGCAGTTGAGTCTGGGGGATATGCTCCTGCTCTAAGGCCAGACTATCTATAG
- the LOC117841670 gene encoding uncharacterized protein has protein sequence MDFLRRGVEPIRATQIRSVLAQTISLGMILASALIIWKGLMVVTGSESPLVVVLSESMEPGFKRGDILFLHMNKDPVRAGEIVVFNVDGRPIPIVHRVIEVHERHDTAGFDILTKGDNNLHDDRMLYAHGQLWIQQQHIMGRAIGYLPYAGWLTIAMTEKPVLKYVLIAALGLLVVASKE, from the exons ATGGATTTCTTGCGGCGCGGGGTGGAGCCGATTCGAGCGACGCAGATCCGCTCCGTCCTCGCCCAAACCATCAGCCTAG GGATGATTCTGGCGTCGGCATTGATCATCTGGAAAGGACTGATGGTCGTTACGGGTAGTGAGTCACCGCTTGTGGTGGTTCTATCTGAAAGCATGGAGCCTGGATTCAAAAGG GGTGACATCCTGTTTTTGCACATGAACAAGGACCCTGTCCGAGCGGGAGAAATAGTTGTTTTCAATGTTGAC GGACGTCCTATTCCAATTGTTCATCGTGTGATCGAG GTTCATGAACGCCATGATACGGCAGGATTTGATATCCTCACAAAAG GTGACAACAATCTTCATGATGACCGAATGCTATATGCACATGGGCAGCTTTGGATTCAGCAACAGCACATCATGGGGCGGGCTATCGG CTATCTGCCTTATGCTGGGTGGCTTACAATTGCCATGACGGAGAAACCAGTTCTCAAG TACGTGCTGATCGCTGCACTGGGGCTGCTGGTGGTAGCATCCAAAGAGTGA